In Dunckerocampus dactyliophorus isolate RoL2022-P2 chromosome 21, RoL_Ddac_1.1, whole genome shotgun sequence, the sequence ttgctcacccgcacagtacaggtaatctcgcctcattggagcgtttttgtaatgttatcggatttattggtatgacttCATAatatcggcctgataattatcgtgcacactattaataacaataaaacacatacagtacagtataaatgTGGTGgccattttacaaaataaaaacagaagaaaaatacCAAAATGGCGATcctttgattattattattattttagtgtgCAGCCCGTCACCCCGTCATTCAACATGACAAGTGGTCAAAAAGTTGAAGATGATGAGCTACTTTATGCTCTCTGATGGGCAAATCAACTGCAAAAACTTTGAATTGAGCTTTTAATTGGCTTCTTTGTCTGAATTGAACTCCTGAAGTCAGAGAACATTTGCATAACAATGTCTTCCACGTATGCAAACACATTCATGTATTTTCATATGTTTGTAATTGTACATTCATTCATCATATGTACACGGTATTTATTTTTAGCTGATTTTTGAGGTTAGCAAGATTGTTTTGTTGCATCATACTGAATTAGCTGCAACTAAGAAAAATCCCTAATCAGTTTATCTGGTTGAACATTGTTCCACTTACCGGTGTGGTTTGTTTTCAGGGATATTTCAGGCCAGGAGTAATGTCTGCAGCTGTGTCCGTGCGCAGTCCAGTAACTGTGAGAGTACACCGTGTGCTCATCTATTTTcattcatgaatcatttcatcatgtgagacatgaaaggACACACAGTGTGTGCTTTGTGATTGGGAACATAATGGATGGCCTGAGAGGATGGAGTTGCATCATCTAGATAGCAGTAGAATCGATACTAAGGGTGGGACCAGTATGGGATCAAGACTAGTGATGCAATTGATTCTTTTCGATGTTTATTTTCTCAAttatctgtttttttggttgttgttcaTGTGgctacattgttgatattgttatatttatggctGTGTATGCTGAGAAATAAGGAAATAAGTCCTGGGACAAAGGAGGGCAAAAGCAGCATCTATAAATGTTAAGATGTTGATTcatattattctatttttttcttgtttttctctccaaatgtttccactgagggccataCAATAACAGTAAAGGATAGATaatgggggccactttgatatttttcactcgattttatttttcaaactaTGGTAAAACCACTCCAGTGTAGGTCAGTGTATGCTAAACTCTTAAATCTATTTCAATCATCATCATTGTTAGTGTGTTTCACCGTTTGTAAAGCTCCatgtttaattttatgtttACAGTGTTCCACTGGAGAAAATACAAAAGCTGGTAACCGCTATGGCCCCAGGGACacctttagacacccctgtacACATACCACAACCTGTCAAAAGGTAATGTACAGTTTGTACTAGCATTATTTCAGCTTGTTCTTCTGCAAGTTGCTCAACCTGTCATTTATTGACAGGAGTGGATTTAAAAGTGACTTGTTTTGCGGGTATATTctaggttaaaaaaaaccctcaaaatgGTTAGCAAGGAACAATAAAAAGAACGCCACGTGTTTCTTATCGACTGCTATAAAAGAGGGGGACGCAACTTTACGGGGTGCGTTCAATGATGCACAATTAGTCGTGTTTTTGTCCAAACGAGAGTATTTTGTAGTATTtagttttgtattttaaataacTTTATGCAACGGACTTTGGTTTGTGGCAGCTTTTTGCTTCATGTTTTAATTTGGTAAAGGCACCCAAACAATAAACGGAGTAAACAGTTTTGTCCTTCAGCAaactaaaaatgtcaacatatgAAAGTACTTGTAACACATTGAAATGTtgaatttaacattatttttgttaagTTTGCTTTTAAAATAGTTATATTGtgaaaaagtaaagtaaaataaacattaaaaaccGTGTTATTAAAGCGCGGTTGGTTACGTTTTGCAACGTTTTTAGTTGTGTGATCTCGAACGCCTCCCCTTTTGGAGGACCGGTTCGTAAATAAGGGACAGGTTGAGGTTGGTAAGTTCCTCACTTAGCAGTTTGGGCTTTTACCTCTGACGTGATGGCTCGCATCGCTTGGACGCGGTGTGTCAACTGGACCTTCATGAACGCTGCTAAAGGAAGCACAATCAGAACAGCTCGTCCGTTTTACTGGGCGACGTCGAGAAGGATCGCCAATGTCCTCACGGTAAATATTGTTGCATTCAGTGTCTCGACACTCATTGGACAAAACACGAGATCTACATGCACAATGTCATCTTATTTAATTTaacatatttaattaaatttttgcGAAGTGTATTATTGCAGTTGGGGTGTGCAACGCTGGAATATTATGATTGTATTattacacctgtgcaataagaATAATGTTGACTACAAATGAGTATGATTGTAAAGATGTTCGCATGTAGGATGAATTGACTTTCTTTGTGCGCAGAGTGGGCGGACAGCAATGGTGGTTGGACTGCCCACACTCTCCTGCCTGCTGTATGGATGTTATCACAAGGTGCAGAGCTCTGCTGTGGTCCTGGCGCTAGAAAAAGGTAAACTCCGGTGACTTACATCCAAGTTTGAGGAGGTGAAacatgttgtttttcctgtaaCAAGCGGAGGTTTTGGAGCAGGCAGACTACCTTTACAGCAGTGCTGAGACAGAGAAACTCTACCAGCTGCTACTGCAGTACAAGCACAGGTGAGGACTTCACGtccgtcctcctcctcttgcgGACATTCATTGGAAAAAAACTAGCAACAGTAATGTGATTGGACGTCTCGTGAGTGCTGTGATCTTTCACATCCAATGTTTCACGTAAATTGGCTTTTGCATGTCTCTCTGTCCATAGTCATACACGTCCAGCCGATGTAAAcatctgtttgtccattcacacagcCACAGAATGCCAGTCAGTCCAATGTAAACATAAACTGCCAGACACAACCAgggaaaagtttggagacactttctcattgaaTAGAATGAGAATGTGTCTAGTCAGGCAAAAGTTTGGATACACTTTCTCATTGAATAGAATGAGAATGTGTCTGCAAACTTTTGGCAGGTTGTGTATGTGTTGCCATACATAATGTcaatgtctgtccattcacatacacactgtgtaaacacgtgtgtgtgtgtgtgtgtgtgtgtgcagtgataATGCGGAGTTCCTGTGGAGGCTGGCGCGAGCGTCGCGAGACATGTCGGTGCTTCCTGACACGGATGCAGGAAAGAAGCAGCAGTTGGTGTACGAGGCCTTTGAATACGCCAAAAAAGCCCTGGAGAAAGATGACACGTGTTTCGCAGCACACAAGGCAAGAAGACTGAACTTGAATGA encodes:
- the rmdn1 gene encoding regulator of microtubule dynamics protein 1 isoform X1 → MARIAWTRCVNWTFMNAAKGSTIRTARPFYWATSRRIANVLTSGRTAMVVGLPTLSCLLYGCYHKVQSSAVVLALEKAEVLEQADYLYSSAETEKLYQLLLQYKHSDNAEFLWRLARASRDMSVLPDTDAGKKQQLVYEAFEYAKKALEKDDTCFAAHKWYAICISDVGDYEGVKVKIGNSYVIREHLERALQLNPKDATSLHILGYWCFAFAELPWYQRKVAAVIFASPPTSTYEEALQFFLQAEQVDPNFYSKNLLMLGKTYMALKDEQQAVLWLNKAKDYPAHTLEDKQVHQEAVELLKKFR